From Phycodurus eques isolate BA_2022a chromosome 1, UOR_Pequ_1.1, whole genome shotgun sequence, one genomic window encodes:
- the LOC133408685 gene encoding alpha-1,3-mannosyl-glycoprotein 4-beta-N-acetylglucosaminyltransferase C-like — MRRHSKKKHAVLLLLLLAGGFYFVRHSVNTEKLEEPASVNLTWKGERMVSMESWVEQGDYLPLNVTYQVLAGVPSTQSRYLCIGLSSVKRKKGSYLIPTLVSLFSQSSHEERSSMVVVVLLADFDVSWRKTTVTKLKSEFSSALEQGHLLVIHVTEEWYPPTAGLKRNYNDSPERVSYRSKQNLDYAFLVHYSSGLSRYYLQLEDDVSSAKNFPTTIKKCIEEQEAKKTTWAMLEFSSLGYIGKLYQSAHLPLLARFLFLFYQEMPCDWLMSHFRLLLTQKEPILFKPSLFQHIGTFSSFQGTYNKLKDKDFEASVYSNPPAEVFSDMSTYKKHFPKLAWDAGEGFFWGSSPEKGNYLTVVFTDPRVVTGITVETGSEGKDILASAQVEIGHNVITTTKEKKTCKDFHILGFIENGWFAMQEVDKNYTSASSCLRIQVTAGQKEWVIIRKIRIST, encoded by the exons ATGCGACGTCATTCAAAGAAGAAACATGCAGTGCTGCTATTGCTGCTCCTTGCGGGGGGCTTCTACTTTGTTCGACATTCAGTCAACACT GAAAAGTTAGAGGAGCCAGCATCAGTGAACTTAACATGGAAGGGAGAAAGGATGGTCAGTATGGAGTCATGGGTGGAACAGGGAGACTACCTGCCTCTCAATGTGACCTATCAAGTACTTGCAGGAGTACCATCCACTCAATCGA GGTATCTATGTATTGGACTATCTTCAGTAAAGAGGAAGAAGGGCAGCTATCTGATCCCCACGTTAGTGTCCCTCTTCTCCCAGTCGTCTCATGAAGAGCGCTCCTCCATGGTGGTTGTAGTGCTGCTCGCAGATTTTGATGTCAGCTGGCGAAAGACCACAGTGACCAAGCTCAAATCAGAATTCTCCTCCGCGCTAGAGCAAGGTCATCTGTTGGTCATTCACGTCACTGAGGAATGGTACCCACCCACTGCAG GTCTAAAGAGGAACTACAATGATTCTCCAGAAAGAGTATCGTACCGTTCCAAGCAAAACCTGGATTATGCTTTCCTTGTGCACTACAGCTCAGGCCTCAGCAGATACTACCTTCAGCTCGAGGACGACGTGTCCTCCGCAAAGAACTTTCCCACAACTATAAAGAAGTGCATTGAAGAGCAAGAAGCCAAAAAGACAACCTGGGCAATGCTGGAGTTCTCCAGCCTTGGCTACATCGGAAAACTCTACCAGTCGGCtcacctccctctgctggcacgttttctcttcctcttctaTCAAGAAATGCCATGCGACTGGTTGATGTCTCACTTTCGACTGCTTCTGACTCAGAAGGAGCCCATCCTGTTCAAGCCTTCACTATTCCAGCACATAGGGACTTTTTCCTCATTCCAAGGGACTTATAACAAACTAAAAGACAAGGACTTTGAGGCGAGTGTCTACTCCAATCCTCCAGCTGAGGTTTTCTCAGACATGTCTACCTATAAGAAACACTTTCCCAAACTGGCCTGGGATGCTGGGGAAGGATTCTTCTGGGGCAGCTCTCCAGAGAAAGGCAATTATTTGACTGTGGTATTCACAGACCCCAGAGTGGTGACGGGAATAACTGTAGAGACTGGGTCAGAGGGGAAAGACATCCTGGCCTCAGCACAAGTGGAAATTGGACACAATGTGATCACCACTACAAAAGAGAAGAAAACTTGCAAGGATTTCCATATATTGGGGTTCATAGAGAATGGTTGGTTTGCGATGCAGGAGGTGGACAAAAACTATACCTCCGCCTCTTCATGTTTGAGGATACAAGTCACAGCTGGGCAGAAGGAGTGGGTCATCATTCGGAAAATCAGGATCTCAACATAA